Below is a window of Malus domestica chromosome 13, GDT2T_hap1 DNA.
agggtaaagtgcatagtaccataattgactttttagtgtaaaaatggtttttcatcaaaagtgaatagtacggggagcttttcgttaaagttaaaaaaataaatgatcaATACAGATAGGACGCCACATATGCACATAATGAATAAAGGTTTCTATCTataccaaaagcaaaaaattacATAGGAGTCCAAATGCTAAGGCCCAAAAGTGACCacacaaaaaaacataaaaatcctAAACAGATCTTTGCCCGCCGCGTACGCAGCCAAATCGGTGAAGACACCATTGCAAGATGCACGGCTCAAACCCATTGTAGTCACTATGTCAGGAAAAAGTGCCAAATCTTCAGATAATGAAACCACACCAATATCGAACACCACGTTTCTAGCCCTCAGCCGATACCAAGCACACAAAGGGCATCTAAATGCTCAGAACCAAGTTGCAACCAAAAAGGTCAGGTGGTGTAAACACCATTATGAAGAGACACCAGACGTTGGTAGGGATGACAACATATAGTTGTCTTTGACCGGGGAGAAGCACGAAGGAAGCACCAAGCAAGTGGTGAGGTGAGATCCACcaaatttggaatttgattcaaagttttggaagATCTTGAGCTCAGGGCCCCAAATCGTAGCCCAAAGGCTCCAAATTAGATTACCATGAGACATAGGCAAACAACTCGAAGATAATACTCCATCCACACCAACCTTTACTTTTACATTTTCGAGAATTTTAGCACACGTCCTTGAATTATAGATCTTATTGATTTTGACCCCtctcaatttttaaaatttttttcttGAACTTTTATTTATGTCGAAGTCCTCATATTGGTACAAAATGTCGTCAGATGAATAATTTGAAGAACATCAATGTTAAAATTTAACAAAAGCGCATGAGAATTAAAGATGATTGTATGATTAACAAAATATTAGTGTTATTCGCACACTCacttttacttctcatacactcttttcaaatttcaatcgtTGGACAAattaattgaagaagatcaaagctAAAATTTAACAAGAGTGCATGAAAGATAAAATATGAGTATGAATATCATTTTCCTTAACAAAACTGTATATGTACTAATTAGTACGAGTTAAAAGTTAAGAGCGATCGAGGGAATCATATCGAAAACAATTATCCCTTTGTATGATTATGTGTTTGACTTCACAATGAGCTGTCACTTACTATAAATAACgaaaaatatcactaaattataatattaaatGACAAATGTAAGCGGGTGGGCCTTGAAATATTTAAaatctgtattttttttaaatttcatttttgctCCATAACCAATTTACCTCCAACATTAATCCCAATAAAGTTGTTGCcctttttcagaaaaaaaatcggaaaaagCCGAGCGATATGAGGTCAGTGGGCTATAGTGATTTTCTTCACCAGATCTTTCGCAGaattccttgagtatatataagtgcctatatgtatattatatgtAGCTTTCCCCTTGGGACTAACTGGGCATACGATCGTATCAGAGCctgaaaaacagaaacaaagcaaAGGAGGTTTTCACCTTCACTAGGGCCACAAGTTTAAAAGGTAaattccatcttcttcttcttctattatttttatttactttttcttttttgaataaTTTATTCGTTATAAATTAACCATCAAATAGTTGAACATTTCGATTGAATGCTGGTATTTGTTCATATTCCATAGGGCATGTTGAAAATTAGTAGAAATCGGAGGTAGTTTTCGATTGGATTGGGCCTTCGAACTTGGGTGCAAGAGGATTATAATAAATCCATCTAATCTATTGGACGGAGATTCGAACTTAGGTGCTAGAGAGTGGAAGAGGATTGAGTACACTGTTGTAGCTAACTTGACTAATTTACGTGTACTCTTACTTATGTATAGAATAATTCACTACTAATTCCACTTGTAGTGTCTCCCAATTTGCATCTCTATCACCTCGCAGAAAGGTCTTGATGTAATTTGAAGTAGAACTATTCATACGGTGCATAGACACAGTAGTATCCCCTCGTATCCTCTGTGGTGTTGTGTTGTATCCCTGTGTCTTATTGTATTCCCTTGTGGTCATACAACAATTCTTCTTGTTAATTTGATGTCGTGTGGCGTCGTATCTCTATGTCTGTATTCATACATTGTAGAACTCTTCTAATTATGTTGTATTCTTCAACAAAGTTAAATAGTTTAATGTGATAATTATTGTGTTTGATATGTGTTTTCATTACAGTTTGGAGGATATTGGGTATCTCCATTTACAACAATGGAAGGCAGAAGACCAGTTATTAATTGGGGCGAAGGATGGAACTACATCCAGGAGAGGATTACGAAACTAATTAGGGTAATTACAGAAGGGTTACCGGAGAATCATATTGATGCAGAAGAATGCATGGCTGCTTACACCATGATCTATAACATGTGTGTTCAGAAACCTCCTTATGAATATTCTCCTAATCTTTACGAAAAATATCGGGAGACATTCGAGGAATACCTTACTTCAATGGTGCTGCCAGTTCTAAGAGAGAGGCCAGATGAGTTTTTGCTGCATGAGTTTGTCAAACGTTGGGAAAACCACAAAGTCATCGTTAGGTGGCTGTCGCACTTGTTTATCTATCTTGATCGTTACTACATTGAGCGGAGATCACTTCCTGGGCTGAAAGAAGTTGCACTTGGCTGTTTCCGCGACTTGGTTTACCTCCAGGTGCATGCGCGCGTGACAGCAGCTGTAATAGGTTTTATTCATAGAGAACGTGAGGGAGCGCAAATTGACAGAGCGCTGCTGAAGAATGTGATGGATACATTGGTTGAAATCAAGGTGGAGGGAGTGAAGACTGCTTATGAAGTGAACTTTGAAGCACACATGCTGAGAGAAACCGGTGTATACTATTCGCATAAAGCATCGAGTTGGATCATGGAGGATTCTTATAGCGACTACATGTTGAAGGCGGAGGAATGCGTGagaagggagagggagagggtttCGCATTACCTGCATCCAAGTAGTGAAAATAAGGTGGTGGAGATTGTGAAACATTGCTTGCTGGTGGTTTATGCAACTCAACTGATTGAAAAGAAGCTTTTTTCTGAATCTGTATCTAGTGCTTCGCTTGCAGCTGATTATGTCGAGGAGCTTTCAAGGAAATTTATTGCTAGTGTAACACTGGCACAGTGAGTTTCTGCTGAATCTGGATTTACTGcatgacatgttaaaattttgttgtttttgtttatcaGTTAAGCTTGAATTTGCTGCGAATTTCGAGCAGCTCTTTAACTACAGGATTTTGAAAGAATGGGGTTTTCTTCTGCTTAATCTGTTTTGGGGCATGCATGCTTTTGTATTGAAGCACTAAGTTTTaggttaaattaattaaatttcatCCAAGCATCATGCTGTATATGTTAAAGTTCTGTTTGCCATACTCGGTTGTGTTGTCTCTTGCTGAATTTGCAGGGTTCTCTTCAATCATCTGTAGCAGATTCTTTCACTGGCATCTCCAACGACTGTCAACTGAACATGGTGtaggccaagttcaaagtcgtTGGAGATCGCAGGCAAATAGTTTTGCTATAACTAAACTTGATTGTTCAAGCATGTGTACACAATCTGTATCCTTCGGGTAGAGATTGTTAGTATTGTATAGATGATTGTCCAAACATCAATCTTGAAGAACAAATTAAATTAGAGACCGTTTAATCGATCATAGAGAACAAATCAACCTTTTTTTTGAAATGAAGGAATCAATTAAGGAAGTAAATAATTTGATAACAAATACAAGTAATTAAGCTTTGACTAGTGTAGATGCTACAGAATATAGATTATTTCCTAATTGAATATATAATCAAGGATTGGAAGGGCTAACAAGGTTCTTATTCCTGCTGTATCCTAATTAGTATCATCAAATTATATATTTCTATACCTTTAtatatgaattaattaattaattattcatcTCTCGCACAACTAAAACCAAACGATCAAGCTATTGGTGTATCCGGCGCCTCACAATCAGCTTCCTCCACC
It encodes the following:
- the LOC103452524 gene encoding cullin-1-like gives rise to the protein MEGRRPVINWGEGWNYIQERITKLIRVITEGLPENHIDAEECMAAYTMIYNMCVQKPPYEYSPNLYEKYRETFEEYLTSMVLPVLRERPDEFLLHEFVKRWENHKVIVRWLSHLFIYLDRYYIERRSLPGLKEVALGCFRDLVYLQVHARVTAAVIGFIHREREGAQIDRALLKNVMDTLVEIKVEGVKTAYEVNFEAHMLRETGVYYSHKASSWIMEDSYSDYMLKAEECVRRERERVSHYLHPSSENKVVEIVKHCLLVVYATQLIEKKLFSESVSSASLAADYVEELSRKFIASVTLAQ